GGGCCCCGCGCGCGCCGGCGCCACGCGATCGCCGGCGTCGTCACCATCATCGGCCTCGTGCTCCTCGCTGCTGCCGTGGTGTGGAAGCTCGCGGTCGAGGACCAGTTCACGTCAGACAAGTGGGAGGTCTTCATCACTCCCGATTACATGAAGATCATCGGACGGGCGGTGCTCGACACGCTTCGCGTGGCCGTCATCTCGATCGTGCTCTCGGTGTTCTTCGGCGTGTTCTTCGGCGTTGCCAAGCTCTCCGACCACGCGCCCGTCAGGGCCGTGGCCTGGACCGTCGTGGAGTTCTTCCGCGCGGTGCCGCTGCTGCTGCTCATCATCTTCATCTGGTTCTGGGGCTTCGACACGCGCGTCGGCATCATCGCCCCACTGGTCATCGGTCTGACGCTCTACAACGGATCGGTGCTCGCCGAGGTGTTCCGCGCGGGGATCAACGCCGTTCCGCGTGGCCAGGTCGAAGCGGCGTACGCGCTCGGCCTGCGCAAGTCAGCGGTGATGCGCATCGTCCAGCTGCCGCAGGCGATCAAGATCATGACACCGTCGATCATCAGCCAGTGCGTGGTCGTCCTGAAGGACACGTCGCTGGGCTACTACATCCTGGCTCCGGGCCTGACCACCGTGGGACGGGAGATCTGGCGGGAGTTCGACAACCGGCTCGCGACGGCGATCGTCCTGGCGGCGATCTACATCGTCCTCAACGTCATTTTGTCGCGCATCGGCGTCTACGTGCAGAAGCGCCTGACCGAGTCCAAGACCGTCCAAGCGGTCGACCTGGAGCCCGCGCGCACGGGTGCCGACCACGGCGGCACCACCAGCCTCTGACCGGTCCACCGGGCAAAGTCACAATGGTGCGGTGAGTGTGAGTCCCCTCTTCCTGCGCCACGTCCGCGTGGTGCCCGTCCGCGCGCCCGCGCCCGCGGGTCCGACGTCGCTGCGCGTCGCCAACGGCACCGTCGTCGCCGTGGGAGCCGACCTGCGGCCTGAACCCGGCGACCGGGTCGTGGAGGCCGACGGGCGCTGGGCGATTCCCGGCCTGTGGGACCAGCACGTCCACTTCACCCAGTGGGCCCAGACGCGGACGCGCCTCGACGTGTCCCCCGCCCAGGACCCCTCCGAGGCCGTCGAGATCATCCGCAGGCACCTGCCCTCGGTGGCCGAGGGCGACTGGCTCTTCGCGTTCGGGTTCCGGCTCGCCGACTGGAGGCGCGAGCCGACCGTCGCCGAGCTCGACGCCGTCACGGGCGGCCGACCCGTCGTCGTCACGAGCGGGGACGCCCACACGGGATGGCTGAACTCGGCCGCGCTCACGGCGCTCGGCGCACCGCTCACCGACCGGCCGCTCACGGAGGCGCCGTGGTTCGCGCTCATGGCCGACGTGGTGCAGCGCAACGCCGCCCAGGACGGCGGCCAGTCCGTGGCGGACGCGATGGCCGCCGCATCGTCGCGGGGTGTCGTGGGCGTCGTGGACTTCGAGTGGGCCGAGCCCTTGTCCACGTGGCGCGAGCGCCTGGAGCAGGGCCTGGACGCTCTCTGGGTGCGCTCGGCGGTCTATCCCGAGTACCTCGACGACATGATCGCGACGGGCTTGCGCACCGGTTCGTCCGTGACGCCCGGCGGACCCGTCACGGTCGGGCCGCTGAAGATCATCTCCGACGGCTCCCTGAACACCCGCACGGCCTACTGCCACGAGCCCTACGGTGGCGGGTCCGACCGGGGCGTCCAGAACCACGACCGGGCCGACCTGATCGAGCTGCTCACCCGCGCCCGATCGGCCGGCTTCCGCGCCGCCGTCCACGCGATCGGCGACGCCGCCGCCCACGAGGCGCTCGCCGCCTTCCGCGCGACAGGGGCCGCCGGCAGCATCGAGCACGCCCAGCTGCTGACTCGCGGCGACATCGCGCAGCTGGCCGAGCTCGGCGTCCGCGCGAGCGTCCAGCCCGCCCACCTGCTCGACGACCGAGACGTCACCGAGCGGCTCTGGGCCGATCGCGCCGATCGTTGCTTCCCTTGGCGCGGGCTGCTCGACGCGGGCGTCGACCTGGTCTTCGGCTCCGACGCACCCGTCGCTCCCCTCGATCCCTGGATCGCCATGGCGGCGGCCGTGCACCGTTCGGCGGACGAGCGGTCCCCGTGGAACCCCGCCGAGGCCATCAGCGCCGGCGAGGCGCTCGCGGCCAGTGTGGACGGCGCGGACACCCTGGCCGTGGGCCAGCGGGGCGACCTCGTGCTGCTGGACCGCGACCCGCTCGAGCCGCGGGGCGGCTCCGGTGCCGTGGCGGCCCACCTGCGGGCCGTGCAGGTGGAGGCGACGATGCGCGCGGGGCGGCTCACGTACGCCGCCGCGAGCCTGCGGCCCTGAGTCACTTCCGGGTCGTCACCCACAGGTGGATCGTGCCCTCGACCGTGACCGTGCCGTCGGCGCGCGTGGCCCGGACCGTGATCGGCACCTCCGGTCCGCCGGACCAGTCGGCCGGGACGCTGTCGGCGGTGCAGACGAGGTCGGAGTCGGACTTGGCGAGGTACCGGACCTCCATGCCCTTCGGCAGCCAGCGGTGGTCCGGCGGGCAGGTGGCCTCGGCCAGCAGGCCCATCGCCGCCTCGAGGCCGTTGCATGCCGCGATGGCGTGCACCGTGCCGATGTGGTTCTTCGTCGAGCGACGCAGCGGCACCACGACCTCGCCGTGGTGGGGCGCCATGTCGACGACGCGCAGGTGGGCGCTGGCGAAGTACGGCGCCGCTCGGGTGAAGAAGGCGCCGAACACGGCGCGGCCCTTCGGGAGGGCCGAGAGCTGGCGGTACACCGCATAGGTGGAGGGCATGCCCCACATGTTACTCGACAGTAGGCTCGAAGAGACGGCGCTGGGCCGTGCACACGACGTCGGCCCACGGCGCGCCCTCGGGCTGGATCCACAGGCCGGCCACGAAGCCGCACTTGGCCAGCACCCGGATCGAGCGATGGTTGCGGGCGTCGGGGGCGGCGAGGAAGCGCGGCGCGTCCGGATACTCCGGCACGAGGACGTCGCGGCAGAAGCTCCGGATCATCTCGGTGCCGAGTCCTCGGTCGACCAGGTCCGGATCACCGATCAGGTAGTCGAACGCGACCGCCTCGGGATCCTGGCAGCGCACCGTGAGGTCGTCGTCGGACGCGACGACGAAGCTCTGCAGGTAGCCCACCGGCACTCCCCCGAGCTCGGCGATCCACATCCGGACCGGGTCCTCGCCCGTCAGCCGACGGGCGAGGCGTCGCCGCGCGTGCTCGACGTCGACGAGGGCCTCGGGGAACCACGCCAGCACGTGCGGCTGACTGCGCCATGACACGACCGCCCCCAGGTCGGCCTCGACCAGGGGGCGGAACGCGAACACGCTGACAGCGTAGAGCGGGCCCGACCTACATGGACTCGATCGCCACGTGATCGGCGTCGAGCTCGGCGCGGACCACGTCGAAGGCCACCTGGGGCGCGTAGCCCTTGCGGGCGAGCATCGCAGTCAGCCGACGCACCTGGACGGACTGGTCGAGCCCCTGCACCGTCCGCAGCTTGCGCTGGACGAGGAGGTGAGCGGCCCGCCGCTCGGCGTCGGGGTCGACGTCGTCCAGGACGACGTCGATGACCTCGGAGGCCACGCCCTTGCGCTGCAGCTCCATCCGCAGGACCGAGCGGGCCAGCCCCTTGGCACGACTGCGCTGCTCGACCCACGTGCGGGCGAACCGCTCGTCGTCGACCAGTCCCTCGGACTCGAGCTGGTCGACGACGACGGTGGCCACGTCCTCGGGGAACCTGCGACGCGCGAGCGCGTCGAGCAACTCACCGCGGCTGCGGTCGCGCGCGGCCAGACGATCCATCGCGATCGTCCGGCCCGCGACGATGACCGCCCGCGGATCCGTGTCCGGATCCGTGGGGTCGATCATCAGAAGTCAGCGGCCGAGAGGTCGCCCGCGAGGTCGTCGACCACGACCGCGGGATCCGCGGCCGGCTCGTCGACCCGCGCCCCGACACCGAGGTGCTCCTTGATGCGCTTCTCGATCTCGTCGGCGAGGTCGGGGTTGTCACGCAGGAAGTTGCGCGCGTTCTCCTTGCCCTGGCCGAGCTGGTCGCCCTCGTAGGTGTACCAGGCACCGGCCTTGCGGACGAAGCCTGCGTCGACGCCCAGATCGATCAGGCTGCCCTCGCGGCTGATCCCCTGGCCATACATGATGTCGAACTCGGCCTGCTTGAACGGCGGCGCCATCTTGTTCTTGACGACCTTGACGCGGGTGCGGTTGCCGACCATGTCGGTGCCGTCCTTGAGCGTCTCGATCCGGCGCACGTCGAGGCGCACGGAGGCGTAGAACTTCAGCGCCTTGCCGCCCGTGGTGGTCTCGGGGCTGCCGAACATCACGCCGATCTTCTCGCGCAGCTGGTTGATGAAGATCGCCGTGGTGCCCGAGCCGTTGATGGCACCGGTCATCTTGCGCAGCGCCTGGCTCATCAGGCGAGCCTGCAGACCCACGTGGCTGTCACCCATCTCACCGTCGATCTCGGCGCGGGGCACGAGGGCGGCGACCGAGTCGATCACGATGATGTCGAGCGCGCCGGAGCGGATCAGCATGTCGGCGATCTCGAGGGCCTGCTCGCCGGAGTCGGGCTGGGACACCAGCAGCGCGTCGGTGTCGACGCCCAGCTTGCGGGCGTACTCGGGATCGAGCGCGTGCTCGGCGTCGATGAACGCCGCCACTCCGCCGGCCTTCTGGGCGTTGGCCACCGCGTGCAGGGCGACCGTGGTCTTGCCCGAGGACTCGGGGCCGTAGATCTCGACCACACGGCCGCGCGGCAGTCCTCCGATGCCCAGCGCGACGTCGAGCGAGACGGCACCGGTGGGGATGACCTCGATCGGGGCGCGAGCCTGGTCGCCCAGGCGCATCACGGCGCCCTTGCCGTACGAGCGGTCGATCTGGGCCAGGGCGTTCTCGATCGCCTTGTCCTTGTTGGCTCGCTCCTTGGCGATGTCCCTGTTCGGGGGGGTGGTGCTGGTCTTAGCCATGCTGCGTCCTTCGTGTCGTCGACCGCTCTGGTCGGGGTGGCGGGCCATCTTCGACGGTAGGCGGACCCACTGACATGAATGAGCCTTGTCGACTCGCCTGTGGATGACGCCCGACCTGACCGTCGGCCTGTGGAACGAGCCTAGGCCGAACACCTGTTCGATGGAAGCACGACACGCCGAACAGGGACTCGCGAGATCCTCCCCACGAGAAGTGCTCCGCCTTCCACCTGTGAACGGGGCTCAGAGGTGAAGTCGGAGCACTTCTCGGGACAGACGGGATCTCCTAAGCGGTCAGGGCCTTGCCGATCGCGTCGACGAAGGCGGGGAGGTCGTCGGGGTTGCGGCTCGTGATGAGGTTCCGGTCCACCACCACGGTCTCGTCGACCCAGTCGCCACCGGCGTTGCGCACGTCGACGGCGAGGCTCGGGAAGCTCGTCAGCCGGCGGCCGTCGACGAGGCCCGCCGAGACGAGCAGCCACGGCGCGTGGCAGATGGCCGCCACGGGGAGTCCGGACTCCAGCGCCGTGGAGACGATGCCCTGCGCCTGCTGGTCGGTGCGCAGGTGGTCGGCGTTGACCGTGCCGCCGGGCAGCACGATGACGTCCGGCCACTGCTGGTCGAAGCTGTCGAGCGTGCCGTCCACGCGCACGGAGATCGTCTGCTCGACATCGCCCTGCATCGCCTGCAGCGAGCCCTCGTGCGGGGCGAAGACCCGCACGTCCGCCCCGGCCGCCTCCAGCTCGTCACGCGGCGTCGTGAGTTCGGACTCCTCGAAGTGGTCGGTCGCGACGATCGCGACACGCTTGCCTGTCAGGTCGGGAAGATCGCTCATCCCTCGACGCTAACTCAACGTTCGCGGGCCGGCAGTTCGAGCGTGGCGTGGACCGCGCGCCAGACCCGCTGGGGATCGACGCCGGCGTCGAGTGCCTCGACGGGTGTGCGTCCGTCGAGCGCGGTGATGGTCTGCTGGCGCGCCCAGGAGGCGGCATAGGACGGCCCCAGGGCAGCCTCCATGCGCTGCCAGAAGTCGCTGTGCCTCACGCCGCGGAGGCCCGGGCCTCGTCGCGTGCGATGGACGAGACCGTGGCCAGGTCGGCGGCCTCCTCGAGCTCGAGCAGGGAGCTGACGTCGAGCAGCACCTTGCTCAGCGGGACCTCGAGCGCCTGCGCCAGGGCGGCGAGCAGCTCGGAGCTGGCCTCCTTCTGGCCGCGCTCGACCTCGGAGATGTAGCCCAGGCTGATGCGGGCGCGCTGGGAGACGTCGCGCAGGGTCAGGCCCTCGGCGAGACGACGTGCTCGGAGCACGTCACCGATGAGTTCACGCATCGCGGTCATCGCCATCACCTTCCCTTGCCTGCATCAACGTTCGTCGCGCCGTTGTTCTTCCCCAGCCTATAGTGCAGGTCCGCCAGGACGGCGCGGACCGCCGAACGTCGGACGACTTCGCGATCGCCGGAGATCTCGAGTCGCCGGGACGTGACCCCGTCGGGACCCGCGACAGCCACGAAGACCGTGCCCGCGGGCCGGCCCTCGGCGGGCCCGGGTCCGGCCACTCCCGTGGTGCCGAGACCCCACGTCGCGTCGAGGCGGGCGCGGGCACCGGCGGCCAGCTGCTCGGCGACCGGCGCGTTCACGGTGCCGTGCTCGGCGATCAGATCGGGCTCCACGCCGAGCAGGCCCGACTTCACGTCGGGCTGGTAGGCCACGACGGCGCCGCGGACGACCGTGGAGGCGCCCGGCACCTCGACGAGCGTGGCGCACACCAGGCCGCCGGTGAGCGACTCGGCGATGGCCACGGTGTGCCCGGCCGAGCGCAGGTCGGCCACGAGCGCCGCGACGTCGACCCGGTCGCTCACCGCGAGGCGCCTCCGGCGGGAGTCTGCGCCGCCAGCCGACGCGCGTCGAGGACGTACTGCACGCCCGTCACGAGGGCGAGGACCAGCGCTGCGGCCATCACGACGTGCGTCAGCGCGAGCAGCACGGTCGGGACGACGCCGTCCCAGATCTCGAACGGCAGGCAGTAGCCCGCGATCGCGACGGACTGCAGCACGGTCTTGAGCTTGCCGCCGCGCCCGGCCGGCATGACGAACCCGCGCCGGACCATGACCACGCGCATCACGGTGATGCCCCACTCGCGCACCAGCATCAGCACGACCGCGATCCAGAAGACCGTGCCCCAGGACTGGTCCGTGAAGATGATCGCCAGCCCGATGAAGGCCATCCCGGTGAGCGCCTTGTCGGCGATCGGGTCGGCCATCTTGCCGAAGTCGGTGATCAGGTTGTGCTTGCGGGCGATGTCGCCGTCGATCTTGTCGGTGGCCATCAGCACGACGAACGCGGCCCACGCGGCGATCCGGTAGCCGATGGACTCGCCGCCGTCGTGGAGCAGCAGCCACCCGAAGACCGGGACACCCAGGATGCGGATGACCGTGAGGACGTTCGGGACGTTCAGGTTGCTCGGCTTGTCGGCCGGGCGAGACGAGTCCATGGGGCTCAGTATGGCTCAGGCAGGTGAGAGCCAGGTCCAGCCGGGCACGTTGCGGGCCACCCAGTACGCCAGGACGACGCCGAGCAGCGCCCAGATCCAGGGCGCCGGGATGCGGGTCGGATGCCAGGCGCGACGGCCGAGCAGGCGCAGGCCCCAGGCCACCCAGGCGACGAGGACCACGGGGAGCAGCAGCACCGCGAGGGGGTTGCGGTCCCACGCCGTGGCGAGGTCTCCGCGGGTCAGGGCGTGCACGGCGCGCAGGCTGCCGCAGCCGGGGCAGTAGAGATCGCTCACCGCCAGGAAGGGACACGTCGGGTAGTGCCCCGGCTCCTCGGGCGACACGGAGGCCAGGACGGCCGTGGCCGCGAGCCCGGCGACGGTGACCCCGGCGAAGGACAGCGCCCCGCGCCGCCGGGTCTCTCCGGCGGCGGCGGGGCGCTGATTGACGTCGATCAGGTCAGAAGCCCGTCGAGGAGGTGCTGTCGCCGCTGGAGGCGATCACGACGATGACGATGATGTAGATCACGGTCAGGACGATGGCCGTGACCGCGGACCAGATGGCCCACTGCTTGGCCTTGCGCGAGGACTCCTGGGCCCCGGCGAGGTCGCCGGCGGCGAACTTGCCGTTGACCTGGGCCGCGTACACGATCGAGACGACGCCGAGCGGCAGGCAGCAGAAGATCGTCGTGAGGATGGCCCACACGAGGTTGTTCGGCGGCGGCGTCCCCCCGACCGGTCCCGAGGGCGGCGGCGGAGCGTTGTAGGTCATGCGATTCCTTTCGCGTTCGCGTTCACCCCGAGGGCGAACACGGTGGGTACATGAGGCGGGTGTTCCGGCGAGCCTAGTGGCTCAGCCGACCTGGATGCTGGCCAACACGTCGGCGAGGTCGTCGGGCTTGACCAGGACGTCACGCGCCTTGGAGCCCTCGCTCGGACCGACCACGCCGCGGCTCTCCAGGATGTCCATGAGCCGGCCCGCCTTCGCGAAGCCCACCCGCAGCTTGCGCTGCAGCATCGAGGTCGAGCCGAACTGCGTGTTCACGACGAGCTCGACGGCCTGCAGCACGAGGTCCATGTCGTCGCCGATGTCGTCGTCCAGCTCGCGCTTGGCCTGCTGGGGCACGGTGACGTCGTCGCGGTACGACGGCTGCAGCTGCTCCTTGCAGTGCGTGACGATCTTCTCGATCTCGGCCTCGGTGATCCAGGCACCCTGCATGCGCATCGTCTTGTTCGCGCCCATCGGCAGGAACAGTCCGTCGCCCTGGCCGACGAGCTTCTCGGCACCGGGCTGGTCGAGGATGACGCGGCTGTCCGCCAGCGAGCTGGTGGCGAACGCCAGGCGGCTCGGCACGTTGGCCTTGATCAGGCCCGTGACGACGTCGACGCTGGGTCGCTGCGTGGCCAGCACCAGGTGGATGCCCGCCGCGCGCGCCAGCTGCGTGATGCGCACGATCGAGTCCTCGACGTCGCGCGGGGCGACCATCATGAGGTCCGCGAGCTCGTCGACGACGACCAGCAGGTACGGGTACGGCGTGAGCACCCGCTCG
This genomic interval from Aeromicrobium choanae contains the following:
- the recA gene encoding recombinase RecA — encoded protein: MAKTSTTPPNRDIAKERANKDKAIENALAQIDRSYGKGAVMRLGDQARAPIEVIPTGAVSLDVALGIGGLPRGRVVEIYGPESSGKTTVALHAVANAQKAGGVAAFIDAEHALDPEYARKLGVDTDALLVSQPDSGEQALEIADMLIRSGALDIIVIDSVAALVPRAEIDGEMGDSHVGLQARLMSQALRKMTGAINGSGTTAIFINQLREKIGVMFGSPETTTGGKALKFYASVRLDVRRIETLKDGTDMVGNRTRVKVVKNKMAPPFKQAEFDIMYGQGISREGSLIDLGVDAGFVRKAGAWYTYEGDQLGQGKENARNFLRDNPDLADEIEKRIKEHLGVGARVDEPAADPAVVVDDLAGDLSAADF
- a CDS encoding DUF3046 domain-containing protein; translation: MRHSDFWQRMEAALGPSYAASWARQQTITALDGRTPVEALDAGVDPQRVWRAVHATLELPARER
- a CDS encoding CinA family protein, translated to MSDRVDVAALVADLRSAGHTVAIAESLTGGLVCATLVEVPGASTVVRGAVVAYQPDVKSGLLGVEPDLIAEHGTVNAPVAEQLAAGARARLDATWGLGTTGVAGPGPAEGRPAGTVFVAVAGPDGVTSRRLEISGDREVVRRSAVRAVLADLHYRLGKNNGATNVDAGKGR
- a CDS encoding CDP-alcohol phosphatidyltransferase family protein, whose translation is MDSSRPADKPSNLNVPNVLTVIRILGVPVFGWLLLHDGGESIGYRIAAWAAFVVLMATDKIDGDIARKHNLITDFGKMADPIADKALTGMAFIGLAIIFTDQSWGTVFWIAVVLMLVREWGITVMRVVMVRRGFVMPAGRGGKLKTVLQSVAIAGYCLPFEIWDGVVPTVLLALTHVVMAAALVLALVTGVQYVLDARRLAAQTPAGGASR
- a CDS encoding amidohydrolase, whose protein sequence is MSVSPLFLRHVRVVPVRAPAPAGPTSLRVANGTVVAVGADLRPEPGDRVVEADGRWAIPGLWDQHVHFTQWAQTRTRLDVSPAQDPSEAVEIIRRHLPSVAEGDWLFAFGFRLADWRREPTVAELDAVTGGRPVVVTSGDAHTGWLNSAALTALGAPLTDRPLTEAPWFALMADVVQRNAAQDGGQSVADAMAAASSRGVVGVVDFEWAEPLSTWRERLEQGLDALWVRSAVYPEYLDDMIATGLRTGSSVTPGGPVTVGPLKIISDGSLNTRTAYCHEPYGGGSDRGVQNHDRADLIELLTRARSAGFRAAVHAIGDAAAHEALAAFRATGAAGSIEHAQLLTRGDIAQLAELGVRASVQPAHLLDDRDVTERLWADRADRCFPWRGLLDAGVDLVFGSDAPVAPLDPWIAMAAAVHRSADERSPWNPAEAISAGEALAASVDGADTLAVGQRGDLVLLDRDPLEPRGGSGAVAAHLRAVQVEATMRAGRLTYAAASLRP
- a CDS encoding regulatory protein RecX, with translation MIDPTDPDTDPRAVIVAGRTIAMDRLAARDRSRGELLDALARRRFPEDVATVVVDQLESEGLVDDERFARTWVEQRSRAKGLARSVLRMELQRKGVASEVIDVVLDDVDPDAERRAAHLLVQRKLRTVQGLDQSVQVRRLTAMLARKGYAPQVAFDVVRAELDADHVAIESM
- a CDS encoding type 1 glutamine amidotransferase domain-containing protein, translated to MSDLPDLTGKRVAIVATDHFEESELTTPRDELEAAGADVRVFAPHEGSLQAMQGDVEQTISVRVDGTLDSFDQQWPDVIVLPGGTVNADHLRTDQQAQGIVSTALESGLPVAAICHAPWLLVSAGLVDGRRLTSFPSLAVDVRNAGGDWVDETVVVDRNLITSRNPDDLPAFVDAIGKALTA
- a CDS encoding hotdog fold domain-containing protein codes for the protein MPSTYAVYRQLSALPKGRAVFGAFFTRAAPYFASAHLRVVDMAPHHGEVVVPLRRSTKNHIGTVHAIAACNGLEAAMGLLAEATCPPDHRWLPKGMEVRYLAKSDSDLVCTADSVPADWSGGPEVPITVRATRADGTVTVEGTIHLWVTTRK
- a CDS encoding CD225/dispanin family protein, giving the protein MTYNAPPPPSGPVGGTPPPNNLVWAILTTIFCCLPLGVVSIVYAAQVNGKFAAGDLAGAQESSRKAKQWAIWSAVTAIVLTVIYIIVIVVIASSGDSTSSTGF
- a CDS encoding amino acid ABC transporter permease, whose translation is MSVLYDIAGPRARRRHAIAGVVTIIGLVLLAAAVVWKLAVEDQFTSDKWEVFITPDYMKIIGRAVLDTLRVAVISIVLSVFFGVFFGVAKLSDHAPVRAVAWTVVEFFRAVPLLLLIIFIWFWGFDTRVGIIAPLVIGLTLYNGSVLAEVFRAGINAVPRGQVEAAYALGLRKSAVMRIVQLPQAIKIMTPSIISQCVVVLKDTSLGYYILAPGLTTVGREIWREFDNRLATAIVLAAIYIVLNVILSRIGVYVQKRLTESKTVQAVDLEPARTGADHGGTTSL
- a CDS encoding DUF2752 domain-containing protein codes for the protein MSPEEPGHYPTCPFLAVSDLYCPGCGSLRAVHALTRGDLATAWDRNPLAVLLLPVVLVAWVAWGLRLLGRRAWHPTRIPAPWIWALLGVVLAYWVARNVPGWTWLSPA
- a CDS encoding GNAT family N-acetyltransferase: MFAFRPLVEADLGAVVSWRSQPHVLAWFPEALVDVEHARRRLARRLTGEDPVRMWIAELGGVPVGYLQSFVVASDDDLTVRCQDPEAVAFDYLIGDPDLVDRGLGTEMIRSFCRDVLVPEYPDAPRFLAAPDARNHRSIRVLAKCGFVAGLWIQPEGAPWADVVCTAQRRLFEPTVE
- a CDS encoding helix-turn-helix domain-containing protein; the encoded protein is MTAMRELIGDVLRARRLAEGLTLRDVSQRARISLGYISEVERGQKEASSELLAALAQALEVPLSKVLLDVSSLLELEEAADLATVSSIARDEARASAA